The sequence below is a genomic window from Bombus pascuorum chromosome 15, iyBomPasc1.1, whole genome shotgun sequence.
AGCCTAGAACATATTTTGGTTTATCACTAGTGGCAgatctacaaatatttaaagaatttttctttataattttctttgagaaattgtacacataaatattctgaaaattttatcttaattttcttaatcaaatattttgaattcatttaatttttcaaaagtaatttcaagattaatttcttttaaatgatAGTAAGTGAATCGAATTtggtataatttaaattaaaaaaggggGAAATAGAGAGTTAGATAGATCTGTCACTACTTGTACGACGAAGACGTCTAGTCGAACGTCACCCTTATGTTTATCgatatgatatttaattacgattacGCGGCTTAAAAATTAGTATTAGATACGATGGGAACAATCTCCTAACGTACTCGTTTTACACTCTTAGGAAGCAACGTGAAAAACAACTGTCGTTATTATCGAGCTAGGATGATTCCCGTGATCAGAAAAATGATCATCCGGTTGAATATTCTGGTTGCCTCACTCcctgaaatagaaaataacttTCCTTAGAATGcactttacaaaatataagtTCCAACCATTAAGTAGCTGAGAATATTTTAGAACATGATGCTTCTCAGTTATTGTATGAACTGATTTTTAAGGCGACAATATTAACCATTCAGAATTATTTGGGCATAAATGGacaatatacaaaattctataataatgTTCTATATAATACTTAAAACTAATATTGTTGTCTCAAGCATGTTTGTTTGCTCTAAGCAAAGAATTTAAATGACAATGGAGAAAAGCAAAAGAATCTTAGTATTGTTAACTTCTTACTACTgcttttatttagaatatcaaagcgatgtttcttttttgcaACTGCAAATATTCTGAGCTATATCAATGCACCAAAGATTCAATAGTGCAAATGGAAAAAGGAATATTCTTCAAACAAGATCAAGTTTCTACTTTCATACTAAGACTCTCTTTGTCATCCCATATTCATCATTACttgattttcaataaaatacttCAAAGCAAACAGGAAACcaataacaattttcttcttcaagaAGCTATTCTATTTAAACAGTTTTTCAAGAGGACTTGATCTTGCCTTCTTTGTTTATTCAATCAATTAAATTGTTCTGGATTTGTAATggtaaatttgtatttgtatttgtaatgGATTTCTTTGGCTTTGGAAAATGTTCCATCTTTCAAGCAGCCTAATTGAGTTTCAAGTTTAAAACAATGATGTTGGATACCTAAGAATTTCATGTctcatatttttgaatttttctctgTAAACGATACGTATGTGAAATTATGATGAGTTCGACCTCTGTTTGTTGTGTCTATTATTCATGTGGGTTTGTTTTTTTTGATAAACACTATCAATCCTTCCGATTCGATGCTTTTTGGTTAAGTTAATTATCATGACCACCTTGAttgatgaattatttatcaagCCCAAACGGGCAAGTGTTTAATCGCCAGTCAATTAACCTATAATGTAATCAATTTCGTGATTTATTTGCATTTGAAAGTGTATCTCACTTGACCGAACACAACGGTCAGTAAATTTCGCGTGAATTTCGTTCAGGTATTCACCCGTGTAATGTAGCTATAAATAGTAGTCCCTAAATTAGCGTTtaactaataaaatatgtaacgtATTGTAAACCCCCTTTTTTCCCATAGAATTAATATTCGCTGGCAATGTTCTCAATTCTAAAGGAAGAAGCGAAGTATAAGGTCCAATTAATCACGTTACAGTCGGTAAAGAAGCGATTCTACATGaagaatcaaataaaaaatataataacattcaTACATTTCACAATTGTAGAATGTATGCCCTGTTGattattaattctataattaccTAAATTTACGtacattaaacaaatttttaaattcgatctcatccaaaaatattatattctgtaCTTTCCATGTATTTTATCACGTAGAGTCGCTCCCGTgtcaattatacaattttatatccttGATTTCTGGACTTTCTCGTATAGAATCGTCTGAAACGTTGAATCGAAAGGATTTACGAATTGTTGACCGAACAGTGGTGACATCTAGGTTGTTTCTAGCGAAATGTTTGGTCGAACGACGGAGAATCACCGGGTATTTTACCATTTATTAAATCGTTGCGTGTGTGGCTCTGTGCCCTGGTCTCGCGGCTCTCCATCACCGGGGCTTTCAGGATCCTCTCGTCTCCTTCCACGCTCTCCTCTTTGCTCTGTAGATAGACGGTCGCTATTGTCGCCAAGCACTTGAGCTTCATGTCGCCACGCTTGAAGTGTTTGTTGGCAACGCGAAACTCCAAGCCCAATACCGCGGTCTCCAAGCCCTTCTCGTCGACGGCGGTAATGTGCGGTCCCTTCAGGTACTGGGTATCAGCCTGAAAAGCCGTTGATTGTTTTCGTAACAATAAAACGGACAGAGGCAAAGTCGCGGCTTCTACTGGCAATGCGCGATTAGAGTTCACTTTGTACGGCCTCTTTTCACATCGGTCGCCTTTGTCCCGGCTTTTCTCACGGTTACATGAGAGACATCCTTCGCTTGTTACGATTAGCCATAGAGGCAGAAATTGTCTGGTATAGAAATGGATCGACAGACGTCGTTGTATAAGCTTCCTTAAAtggttaaacattttttatcgatCCCATGTATAATCGTTTGGATTTTGAAAGGGGAAATGAGAAATGAGAAAAAGGCTACAGAATGAGAAAAGGACGAAgggataaaagaaagaaggaaaaaagaagtggaggcaaagaagaaagaataaaggGGTGAGCGAGGAAGATAAGAGTGGCAGATCTAGTGTTTTATATCTCGGGGTAATTTATGATAGTCCTGAAGCGAATGTGACGAATTATATCTACGGCAGATCGTATAGACCTGTAGACCCATTATTCCATAGACTAGTAGTTGAGTTTTCATTGCCGAATTAGAGGCGCAGGACATTAGGGAGAGACTCTTTTACGAGGTACTTACCGGATCGCCGTTGATGAACCAAGTTAACAGGGCGGCCGGTTTTGAGGGTGCGGATGTGCAGTTCATGCGGACCACCTCCCCTACTTGGTAGCGGGAACGACCACCGGTTATTCGTGGTCCTTCGTCAGGAAGAACTGTAAATAGGGCAATTTTCACCATTTTTTATTAGCCAAGCTCTCTGCGATCTATTTTCACATATACTATCGCTCGTAAATATCTGGACACTTTGGTTAATTTACAGTAACAATAGTTGTATCTGATCACcatgtataaattattgacGAACTAATAATCGATTATGGCGATTATAGGGAATAGACACGTCGAATTCGATTTAtccgtaattttgtaattaaagcACATGTTGTTAAACATAAACTACTGCAAGTACCTCGGGCAATAGTATGCCTCACGTGATTTCGAAGAAACGCATAATTCATTCTCAAGGGTCTCCTAGTCTCAAGAGGATAATCGAATGGTTAAGTGGccggaaattaattaataaatttgctCACCTACTACCGTCATGTCTGCGTGATCAGACACGGTTTGAAAGGCGGGAGCCTCGGCAGAGACCTCGCATCGATATCTCCCCGAACTAGTAAGATTCACGTTGTTCAGTACTACCGATATCTTCGTGGAATTGTGTATCTGTAACCGAAGATCGTCACAGATTCTAATCTTTAGACGAGAGCGATTGGATATTCCTGTTAGATATACTCACGTTCACGTTTACGCCAGGAACACGAAAGGTCTGCACCATGGGTTCGTCCCTAGGCACGAAACGATAGAACTCATGGCCGTCTTTGTACCATTTCACCGAGTACAATACCTCTTTGTCCAGGTTGAAGTTGCACTGCATACGGACAGTTTCGTTCAGAACGACGTGCTGTGGTATCTGTAGGGCCGTCATACGAAGAGCCACGATACCTGCAAAGAGTTTTCAACGTGTTTgtagtatttctttttttacggATCGGAATCcattttgagaaaattatagaatattttcaacaCCAATATGCCTTGGAtcttagaattatttaaatttaatcttcATGCAAATTAAATGTATTCTGGATATTCTTTCATGCGATTAAGTAGTCAATGTATATCCTAGTAGTAACTTTCATGCTCGAAACTGTTTCTAAATTCATCTAAAACCTAGCGGAAATATACTGGAGAGGTTTGACTACGCGTCATACTACTCAATCCGGTATATGAGTGGTAGCGTAAGATCTTCTATATGTCTGACTATATACGAGTCCATACAATTCAAACCCGCCATCTGCTGTCCAAATCTCTACCTTTCCGCAGAATCCAATCTATTTCGTATAACCCATCTCTAAAAGGACGTAGATCACTTTGGTCAAACACGAAACCAATCGGCGGATACgaaacaaaattcttttcttgtcGAATCATCGACGGTACTTCGATAGGATGTCTGTAACTGCACCGTAGCCGAGCCGTTGATCCTCTTACGCGGTAAGCTTCTTAAAATTACCCGTGATCGAACGGAAAATACGTTGCGAAACTGAGCAAATGCTTCTCTCTTTGGAACGGTATTTAATCGCGGCCactctcttctttcctttcccttCAACGAAGACACAGATTATTGGAAACGATACAGGGGACGATTATATTGCGTCTTGTTGATGGTGAAAAATCAGCGATTTCCAGTCAGATATTCGATAGATCATATTCCTTACTCCTTTCATTCTGTtcgtcgatcgaatcgatggaaaattgaCAAAAGCGGGTGAAGTGTTAAAACCGTATCGGGAGGAAgctctttttcattttctattactGCCTATTTCCTTATTCAATCGTTATTGGTAATGCTACCAATCCACTAAACATCACTCGAGAATCGTTggttgcaatttttttttttcgagtgGCCTTAATTAACTTCTTCCATCCTGTTCCACTCCATATTTTTTCTCTCCCCTCGGAAACAGCCTTTTTCAACAACGATCTCGTCGCGTTCGTATTCGTTCGATTATCCATTTGGTTGGATCTTTTAAAAGAACGTATTGCCGGTCGATAAGGAAGGCTTCTCCCCTATCAGCCGTGTGTGATCAGGGCTATGAGAACATTGTAGGTCAGACCGGTATAAATTGCGGTATTTTCGGTCGGTTTCCGTCAGATACGGCTACGTTTATTGGAAACGCGTCCTTCTATTCGAGATGGGATACGACGGAAGGAATCTTCGACGATGAACATCAATATTCCACGTGGTTGAAATAGATCGAGCCACGAAATAGAGGATGGGAATCGTACTTAACATCGAATTGCCCATAAGGTGTCGTATCCCTTTTACAGCTCTGTTGGGAATActcgaaattttatgaaacctCAATTGTAGTAAATtgttaaatgaaaatgtttttgtATAGAACGGAATAGTTTGCTGTGTAGTTTAACcatcgaaagaaacatttgCGATCTATAGAGGGCTGTTGTATCTTCCGAGTGGAGAGATGGACACCTGGCGTCACGACGCTGGTAGCACGTGCTCGTGACGGACACGGACACGGTCGATTTAATTAAAGGCAATCGGACGAGGGTTGGACGAACCTGTCGAGAGGGGAGGTTAATCAGTAGCTAGATATATACTCAGATTATTTACCGACTGTATTATCGCCTGGTATTACGCGCTTATGCCTCGAATTAAACGGTACACGGCCACCGGCGTTAATTTTCAGCTTGCGTGCTCCAACCGTATTTTTTCAGGGCTTGAATTATCGAATTTTCTGCCACGGCAGTCGTATGTTAACATACACGGGATTTCCCAAAATAAGAAGCTTAGTAGCCGTGATTATATGTACAGAGgtggatataaaaattaaaatgtttgaaaaacatccattttttttatcatatacagggtgtctaaGTTTTTAGCGACCAAAGTATATTCGGTACATTCTATgggtttaaataaaaagaacgtcAGGCGGTTAAAATTTTCCACAGCCTGTGTGTAAATGCATTTAAGATGTAGCATAATCAAACAAACGGGAAGCTCGATTGATTTAACCCAGCTACGTTTGATGTGgcgtaaatttaattacagaatATCTAGCATTGACCAAATCCAGATGTTAAGTTAGATTTTAACAAGCAACTAAGTTTGTCTTCGCCTAAACGTATCTTCGTTCTAACTGTCTGTTTTATCTTCTACGGTTAACAAGTTCTACgcggttggcaactaagtgatcgcggattttCCTGTTAGgcggtaatgacaaaatccgcaatcacttagtttccaAGTCAACAGTTGTATTTACCATGCGTCGGACAAAATTAAAGAGAATTCTATGTATCGACGAAACCACAATTATCTACTGTGAAAGCGTATAAAAGCGCAGGAGTTGTGAAAACGCAATCAGACCGGTAGGTAGTGGTTGCAGCGTAATTTCCTTGTTCCTTGTTGGAATTAGGAAGGTTAGGGCAGCGGGGAGAGAAAGAATGAATGAACGAGGGCGCGCCGAGtgaaagagcgagagagagagaggaggtgGCCGCGgtgtattgttttatttaaacggACTCAAAGCTGGTGCCGGTTTACCGGCGAGTTTTATTGGAAATTGAGCCAATTAGAGTACTCGAGTTAACGACCTATCGTAATACGCTTTCGCGAGGCCATCGACGGTTATGTCGTTCTGCTGGTCCCCGTCTTTAAACGAACGTGACATCACGAACCGCTTTACGCGCCCGtatattttctcgtttcttgaTTGGCAATGGTCCTGGAAGCGATTAACCGATGCTCGCGCGACGACCGGAAGAAGTTGTCGACTCGGTCGTTTCCTCGTTCAACCAGCACCTTGCCGCTTTGTAtcgtctttcgtttctcttttttcatttactaGCTCGAAACTGATGTTTCCTTTCGCTAGAATGAAAAAAGTGGTATTTTCGTTCAGGTGGAAATTCCAAGATACTTTCTGTTCGAGTAAACTTTAGTTCGAGTTTACGTCAGCTTTAGGATGGACCGAATATTTTCTACAGCAATTCGGATCTGATCGATTGAAATTTGAGCAGGAATTTAGGCCAATTTTAATCGAAGCtggttttaattaatatcttcaaAATCAAACGCAATCTACGTTGATGGAAATTTCAGTTGGAATCTATGTTAccttttctattataattcaTGAAGCTTGAACTTGACTCGATCTTAAGGCACTTGAactcgaattaaaattttggatTTGAATTAAACGTTCGCAGCTTCTATAAAGTTCGCTAAAAAATGGAATTGGTCGTCTTCTAATTTAGAGTGTATATAATTGATAAGTTAATCGagtgaaaaaagaattatctcGATAACCATAagtgtaaatgtaaatataagtTACATTTGGTATACGTAATGTTGAAAAATTGGACAAAAAAAGGTTTCGCTGGTAGGTTTTATTCAGACCGGGAATTTATCCACTTTTCCGCTTATCCTGCTGGACTTCCGCGTCTCGGGAATCCTATTTCTATCCTCGACAAAGCGGATCCTATCTAAATGTCTGTTGGTTACCGTATTACCGCCATTCTCTCAGGGAAGTTGGCGCTCTACACGGTAAACTGACGCGTTCACCGTTGAAAATAGACTCTTAATTCTCATTTGGTCGTTTAacgtggtggcaacgttaaaTAAACGACAAATAAAGAACCAAGAAACAAAAACAGCAACTTACCCTGTCAGGAATTTAGTTTCCATTTGAACGTACAAGGGAGGCAAGGTCTTGAGCAAATCTTGAACATGCTACCACCATAGAAATCTTTAATCTACGTCCGCTGCAGTTCGTTCGAACTGGATTCCTCTAAATCGAATCTTTGGACGTGGAGTTTTACTGAAAACTGGAATCTGTCACGTCAGGGCCATGGATTTCACGAAACTGCCCGAGCACAGAACCGAAGATTGATGACCAGAGTGGCAGATAGAATTGTCCCGGGATCTCCACGTGGACTAAGGAAGATCGACGCGTTTAGGATATTGGAATTACGCAAATTACACGGGGGGAACGCGGAAATCGATGTGGCTCGGATGCCAGAGGCCCATTGGTTGTCGTGCAAACATCCAAACAATGCGAACAGCCGCGTGGAGACCGGTTATCGGTTCAAATATTGACTGGCAATATCTTCAGCCGGCAACGAACGCAATGGATCacagttaaatatttattcctcTAACCAACTAGTAGTCGGAATGCTAGGAATCTCTTCGTCACTGAGCCATCGGCAAAAGAATCCTCGGAACCACATCCTATCGTCACAGTTTACTTGGAAAATCGTCGAAACACGGAGAATACCGTTTTGGATTACCGGATGACGAACCGACCAACTTGGATAGAGCTAGCTTTCCTTTCATCAAAGAGAAGCTTTTCCTGTTTCGTCGTGACATCGATAGGTACACTGAGGCCTACCTGAGTGTAGTACGAACGCGGAGAGCGCGACGAGGCTGGACAGCAGGGTCCTGTGGTTCACCGGAAACGGCATCCTCTCTGGCGACCCCATGGACCGTGGACCATTCGAAGATCTCGTCACTGGCTGGCCATCCTCTTGGTCTTTTGGCACTGT
It includes:
- the LOC132914816 gene encoding uncharacterized protein LOC132914816 isoform X1, coding for MIRQEKNFVSYPPIGFVFDQSDLRPFRDGLYEIDWILRKGIVALRMTALQIPQHVVLNETVRMQCNFNLDKEVLYSVKWYKDGHEFYRFVPRDEPMVQTFRVPGVNVNIHNSTKISVVLNNVNLTSSGRYRCEVSAEAPAFQTVSDHADMTVVVLPDEGPRITGGRSRYQVGEVVRMNCTSAPSKPAALLTWFINGDPADTQYLKGPHITAVDEKGLETAVLGLEFRVANKHFKRGDMKLKCLATIATVYLQSKEESVEGDERILKAPVMESRETRAQSHTRNDLINGSEATRIFNRMIIFLITGIILAR
- the LOC132914816 gene encoding cell adhesion molecule 2-like isoform X2, with the translated sequence MGSPERMPFPVNHRTLLSSLVALSAFVLHSGIVALRMTALQIPQHVVLNETVRMQCNFNLDKEVLYSVKWYKDGHEFYRFVPRDEPMVQTFRVPGVNVNIHNSTKISVVLNNVNLTSSGRYRCEVSAEAPAFQTVSDHADMTVVVLPDEGPRITGGRSRYQVGEVVRMNCTSAPSKPAALLTWFINGDPADTQYLKGPHITAVDEKGLETAVLGLEFRVANKHFKRGDMKLKCLATIATVYLQSKEESVEGDERILKAPVMESRETRAQSHTRNDLINGSEATRIFNRMIIFLITGIILAR